In the Primulina huaijiensis isolate GDHJ02 unplaced genomic scaffold, ASM1229523v2 scaffold15321_ERROPOS2250371, whole genome shotgun sequence genome, one interval contains:
- the LOC140965855 gene encoding RING-H2 finger protein ATL74-like, with protein sequence MAIAQSHRRLMEEAGRINRTDNTNPSNINYSGDGSSEEDFDTSMLIILAVLFFALLFALGLNLIVRCGMRQLIDRSSTQQSAACTGLKKRALSRIPVAVYRSPGGISTSSECPICLGEFMDGERVRVLPKCGHGFHVGCIDTWLLSHSSCPNCRASLLEVELP encoded by the coding sequence ATGGCGATAGCTCAATCTCATCGACGCCTGATGGAGGAGGCAGGCCGGATCAACCGCACGGATAACACCAATCCTTCAAACATTAATTACTCCGGGGATGGAAGCTCGGAAGAAGATTTCGATACTAGCATGTTGATCATCCTGGCGGTGTTGTTTTTCGCTTTATTATTCGCTCTCGGGTTGAACTTAATCGTTAGATGTGGCATGCGGCAGTTGATTGACCGTAGCTCAACCCAACAATCTGCTGCCTGCACAGGGCTGAAGAAGCGCGCGCTGAGCCGGATACCCGTGGCCGTGTACCGATCGCCTGGTGGGATTTCGACGAGTAGCGAGTGCCCGATTTGTTTGGGGGAGTTTATGGATGGGGAGAGGGTCCGGGTTCTGCCGAAATGCGGCCATGGGTTTCATGTGGGGTGCATAGATACGTGGCTACTGTCGCATTCGTCCTGCCCCAATTGTCGAGCGTCATTGCTGGAGGTGGAGCTGCCCTAG
- the LOC140965862 gene encoding non-specific lipid-transfer protein 1-like → MAIFSARTTSLKPMWVALFLVIAVALIAPPPTAEAAISCNSVLNSVTPCLNFVLVGGSPSTQCCNGVKSVFNSATTKEDRQAVCTCLKSLVGSATPGMITNAEALPGKCGVSVPYVISPSTDCSKVS, encoded by the exons ATGGCAATCTTTTCGGCAAGGACGACGTCGTTGAAGCCAATGTGGGTTGCACTATTTCTTGTGATCGCGGTGGCTCTAATTGCTCCGCCCCCTACAGCGGAGGCAGCGATTTCATGCAACTCGGTGTTGAACTCTGTGACTCCATGCCTCAACTTTGTTCTGGTTGGAGGTTCGCCATCGACGCAGTGCTGCAACGGTGTAAAGTCTGTCTTCAACTCTGCCACCACCAAAGAGGACCGCCAGGCTGTCTGCACGTGCTTGAAATCTCTTGTTGGATCTGCCACCCCGGGCATGATTACTAACGCCGAGGCGCTCCCTGGAAAATGTGGCGTCTCTGTTCCCTATGTCATCAGCCCATCCACTGACTGCTCCAA GGTGAGCTAA
- the LOC140965861 gene encoding uncharacterized protein, with protein sequence MVDLPVGAAAQVTSPSSSIFDPYQFGFGPERWARAEQVAHELIQKVQLTAASEERRRQITDYVQRFIRNRLGAEVFPYGSVPLKTYLPDGDIDLTAFGGANSEDKLANEIKFSLEEETKNKAAEFVVKDVQLIHAEVKIVKCIVQDIVVDISLNQIGGLSALCFLEQVDRFIGKDHLFKRSIILTKAWCYYESRILGAFHGLISTYALEIMVLYIFHLFYSTLNGPLSVLHKFLDYFSKFDWETYCISLKGPVRLSSLPDVVPEILEDCCGDLMLTSDFLSSSTKAFSTPSRNSRGFQQKHLNIIDPLKETNNLGRSVNKANYYRIRSAFSFGAQRLNRILLQPEHVIPKELHKFFSDSMARHGCGQRHDVQDFVPPPTCDGTITDLPVSKAELRKNDILSFETRVNHTGLATNLATSGMQGLRISSDSPDTMVPIIEESSRATVKPIFAPHLFFSNSKMCNRSTRDGKSDSDHCNDPKESVSSVKADAIILDGAKPLTFSGNSNTMKWDRGSASRIGTPELLNFSVDLTGDYESHLYGLEYGRRCYEYILPVPSSPVPPSRSPPLFQIKNPQDDVQSASQLQTNGFSFRHPNSFHPGTPVYAMPHLLLPGVAFGWEEMPKPRGTGTYFPNTNKPPQGYRPSALKGRSEAPPRTYHNNERNPIQPSMLDRSLHEPAPSSESRQPSSPPYSNGLAIERDPEGTVEYRVGHAFGTSMQEISRRQRPVSSSPRSFPATPRPQPGFSREHDRIPMRSSYSLKDDDDFPPLPV encoded by the exons ATGGTTGATCTTCCGGTCGGCGCAGCTGCTCAGGTCACTTCGCCTTCATCGTCGATCTTTGACCCGTATCAGTTTGGTTTTGGACCGGAGCGTTGGGCCCGGGCGGAACAGGTTGCACACGAGCTAATTCAGAAGGTCCAGCTAACAGCTGCATCAGAGGAGAGGAGACGGCAAATTACTGATTATGTTCAGAGATTCATTAGGAATCGTCTTGGTGCTGAG GTATTTCCTTATGGATCTGTGCCATTAAAAACTTATCTCCCTGATGGAGACATTGATTTGACTGCCTTTGGTggtgcaaatagtgaagataagttggctaatgaaataaaattttctctggAAGAGGAGACAAAAAACAAGGCAGCTGAGTTTGTTGTAAAGGATGTCCAGCTAATTCATGCTGAG GTTAAGATTGTCAAATGCATTGTTCAGGATATTGTTGTCGACATCTCCCTCAATCAAATTGGTGGCCTGTCTGCTTTATGTTTTCTTGAGCAG GTTGATCGCTTCATTGGAAAAGATCATCTGTTTAAGCGCAGTATTATACTCACCAAAGCATGGTGCTATTATGAAAGTCGTATTCTCGGTGCATTTCATGGATTAATTTCTACGTATGCTCTGGAGATTATGGTTTTGTACATCTTCCATCTCTTCTACTCGACATTAAATGGCCCTTTATCT GTTTTACATAAATTTTTGGACTACTTTAGCAAATTTGACTGGGAAACCTACTGTATCAGTTTAAAAGGGCCTGTTCGACTTTCCTCATTGCCAGATGTTGTGC CTGAGATACTGGAAGACTGTTGTGGTGATTTAATGCTGACAAGTGATTTCTTAAGTTCTAGTACTAAAGCATTCTCGACCCCTTCTAGAAATTCCCGTGGATTTCAGCAGAAGCATCTGAACATAATTGATCCCTTAAAGGAGACGAATAATCTAGGCCGTAGTGTCAACAAAG CAAATTATTACCGGATTCGCAGTGCTTTCAGTTTTGGTGCTCAGAGGCTTAACCGAATACTTTTGCAGCCTGAACATGTAATCCCTAAGGAGCTGCACAAGTTCTTTTCAGACTCCATGGCTAGGCATGGATGCGGACAAAGGCATGATGTTCAAGATTTTGTTCCACCACCGACGTGTGATGGTACCATCACCGATTTACCTGTTTCTAAGGCAGAGTTGCGAAAAAATGACATCTTGTCCTTTGAAACACGTGTTAATCACACCGGCTTAGCGACGAATCTTGCCACTTCAGGTATGCAAGGCCTTAGAATTTCAAGTGACTCTCCTGACACTATGGTTCCAATTATTGAGGAGAGTTCCCGTGCAACTGTCAAGCCCATTTTTGCCCCTCACCTCTTTTTCTCCAATTCAAAAATGTGTAACCGGAGTACAAGGGACGGAAAATCAGATTCAGATCACTGCAATGATCCTAAAGAGAGTGTTTCTTCCGTCAAGGCAGATGCCATTATCTTAGATGGCGCAAAGCCATTAACTTTTTCTGGGAATTCAAATACTATGAAATGGGATCGGGGTTCGGCTAGTAGGATTGGGACACCTGAATTGTTGAATTTTTCGGTAGATCTTACTGGGGATTATGAAAGTCATTTGTATGGGTTAGAATATGGTCGGCGGTGTTACGAATATATATTACCTGTACCTTCTTCGCCGGTGCCTCCCTCTCGAAGCCCCCCTTTGTTTCAGATCAAGAATCCTCAGGATGATGTCCAATCTGCATCACAGTTGCAGACCAATGGGTTTTCCTTCCGACATCCCAACAGCTTCCATCCGGGTACTCCAGTGTATGCCATGCCACATTTACTGCTGCCTGGTGTGGCCTTTGGATGGGAAGAAATGCCAAAGCCCCGAGGCACAGGAACATATTTTCCCAATACG AACAAACCCCCACAAGGGTATCGACCTTCCGCTCTTAAAGGTAGGAGTGAGGCTCCACCAAGGACTTACCATAATAACGAGCGGAATCCGATACAGCCAAGTATGTTAGACAGAAGCCTGCACGAGCCAGCACCATCTTCCGAAAGCCGCCAACCATCTTCTCCTCCTTACTCCAATGGCTTGGCCATCGAACGAGATCCCGAGGGAACAGTTGAATATAGGGTTGGGCATGCATTTGGAACCTCCATGCAAGAAATAAGCAGGCGACAGAGACCCGTCTCTTCTTCTCCTAGAAGTTTCCCCGCAACGCCAAGGCCACAGCCTGGATTCAGCAGGGAACATGATAG GATCCCAATGAGGTCTTCTTACTCACTTAAAGATGATGACGATTTTCCTCCCTTGCCTGTCTAA
- the LOC140965852 gene encoding PHD finger protein ALFIN-LIKE 2-like, translated as MAAVSSSPRTVEEIFKDYSARRSGIVRALTYDVDEFYGLCDPEKENLCLYGYPNESWEVNLPAEEVPPELPEPALGINFARDGMNQRDWLSLVAVHSDCWLLSVAFYLGARLNRNERKLMFSLINDLPTVYELVTESKAEKDKPNVDSGSKSRGGTKRSIDGQAKSNQKLEGESYEADEDEHSEALCGSCSGNYSADEFWIGCDICERWFHGKCVKITPVKAENMKQYKCPYCIKRGKQ; from the exons ATGGCTGCAGTTTCTTCAAGCCCCCGAACGGTAGAGGAGATCTTCAAAGATTACAGTGCTCGCCGTTCTGGAATTGTTCGTGCTTTAACTTATG ACGTGGATGAATTTTACGGGCTTTGTGATCCAG AGAAGGAAAATTTGTGTCTATATGGGTATCCAAATGAATCTTGGGAAGTGAATCTACCAGCCGAGGAAGTTCCACCAGAACTTCCTGAGCCAGCACTTGGGATCAATTTTGCCCGGGATGGAATGAACCAAAGAGATTGGCTTTCCCTAGTTGCTGTGCACAGTGATTGTTGGTTGCTCTCAGTTGCTTTTTATCTTGGAGCAAGGCTCAACAGAAATGAAAG AAAACTCATGTTTAGCTTGATCAATGATCTGCCTACAGTCTATGAACTAGTGACAGAAAGCAAGGCTGAAAAAGACAAGCCCAATGTGGATAGTGGAAGCAAGTCTCGTGGCGGCACAAAG AGGTCCATTGATGGCCAGGCTAAAAGTAATCAAAAGCTAGAAGGGGAAAGTTACGAAGCAGATGAAGATGAACATAGTGAAGCTCTATGCGGAAGCTGTAGTGGAAATTACAGTGCAGATGAGTTCTGGATCGGCTGTGACATCTGTGAGAGGTGGTTTCATGGGAAGTGCGTGAAGATAACTCCTGTAAAAGCCGAGAACATGAAGCAATACAAATGCCCATACTGCATAAAGCGTGGTAAGCAGTAG
- the LOC140965863 gene encoding trihelix transcription factor GT-3b-like has product MDHHQSYASVGVGGDRFPQWSIQETRDLLMIRAELDPNFMDNKRNKILWELVSTRMKEKGFARSAEQCKGKWKNLVTRFKGCEAMETEAMKQQSFPFYNELKVIFAARMQRILWLEAEAGGAASSSSKKKAALQFSSDEEDDLKEDSEEEKSGGPKKKRKIKGNPPSGNINNQSMNIINGIKEIMEEYMNKQIQMEMRWLKAYEEREEERRAREMEWRQTMEALENERLMMDKRWREREEQWKIREEARAEKRDALITALLNKLTREDI; this is encoded by the exons atggatcaTCATCAGTCGTATGCTAGTGTGGGTGTTGGCGGGGATAGGTTTCCTCAATGGAGTATTCAAGAAACCCGGGATCTGTTGATGATTCGGGCGGAATTAGACCCCAATTTCATGGACAATAAACGTAACAAGATTTTGTGGGAGCTGGTGTCCACTCGGATGAAAGAAAAGGGCTTTGCCAGAAGCGCTGAGCAGTGCAAGGGCAAGTGGAAAAATCTTGTTACCCGATTCAAG GGATGTGAAGCAATGGAGACAGAAGCCATGAAGCAACAGTCATTTCCATTTTACAATGAACTGAAAGTAATATTTGCTGCAAGAATGCAGAGAATATTGTGGCTCGAAGCTGAAGCTGGCGGAGCCGCCTCCTCTTCCTCCAAGAAAAAGGCGGCACTGCAATTTTCTTCCGACGAGGAAGATGATCTTAAAGAAGACAGCGAAGAGGAGAAATCCGGCGGgccaaaaaagaaaaggaaaataaagGGAAATCCTCCAAGTGGGAATATCAATAATCAGTCGATGAATATCATAAATGGGATAAAGGAAATAATGGAAGAATACATGAATAAGCAAATCCAAATGGAAATGCGCTGGCTGAAAGCTTATGAGGAAAGGGAAGAAGAGAGGAGAGCAAGAGAAATGGAGTGGAGACAAACAATGGAGGCATTGGAAAATGAGAGGTTAATGATGGATAAAAGATGGAGGGAAAGGGAAGAACAATGGAAGATTAGGGAAGAAGCTAGAGCTGAGAAAAGGGATGCCCTAATTACAGCTCTCTTGAATAAGCTTACAAGAGAAGACATATGA